Proteins from a single region of Chitinibacter bivalviorum:
- the ispD gene encoding 2-C-methyl-D-erythritol 4-phosphate cytidylyltransferase, whose amino-acid sequence MKKIALVPAAGSGSRMASATPKQYLDLLGQPLIAHTLRALLGATEINQVVVVISPEDEWWASYDWSALLGDLSRLLVLRVGGASRAESVMNGLAALDVPDDSWVLVHDAARPCLTSAQVSQMITQLEYDAVGGILAVPVADTLKVAASEYDQHGHAQIERTTPRAGLWQAQTPQMFRRGELLAALQDALPQHVNDITDEASALERLGKTPKLIMGSPWNLKVTYPQDLQLAGLLLKAQP is encoded by the coding sequence ATGAAAAAAATCGCCCTCGTTCCCGCCGCCGGTAGCGGCAGCCGCATGGCCAGCGCCACGCCCAAACAATACCTCGATCTGCTCGGCCAGCCACTGATCGCGCACACGCTGCGCGCGCTGCTCGGTGCTACTGAAATCAATCAAGTCGTTGTCGTGATTTCGCCCGAAGACGAATGGTGGGCTAGCTATGATTGGTCTGCGCTGCTTGGCGATCTGTCGCGCTTGCTGGTGCTGCGTGTCGGCGGCGCCAGCCGCGCCGAGTCGGTGATGAATGGCTTGGCCGCACTTGATGTGCCCGATGATAGCTGGGTGTTGGTGCACGATGCCGCACGGCCTTGCCTGACCAGTGCGCAAGTCAGTCAGATGATTACCCAGCTAGAGTATGATGCTGTAGGCGGTATTCTGGCTGTGCCTGTCGCCGATACCCTCAAGGTCGCCGCGTCTGAATACGATCAACATGGCCACGCCCAAATCGAGCGCACCACGCCGCGCGCTGGTTTATGGCAAGCGCAAACCCCACAAATGTTCCGCCGCGGCGAGCTACTCGCCGCGCTGCAAGACGCCTTGCCGCAACACGTCAATGACATCACCGACGAAGCCAGCGCGCTCGAGCGTCTCGGCAAAACGCCCAAACTCATCATGGGCAGCCCATGGAATCTGAAAGTGACTTACCCGCAGGATTTGCAATTGGCGGGCTTGTTGCTGAAGGCGCAACCATAG
- the dnaQ gene encoding DNA polymerase III subunit epsilon: MPIQSMDKKTRFCWHPLQYALTELNEEMSDMRQIFLDTETTGLRVEDGNRILEIAAVEMIDRKLSAPDRHLHRYINPGRDSEEGALNVHGLTTQFLSDKPKFAAIVDEFLDFVKGSELIIHNAPFDVGYLNMELEKLGRGKIEDYVECVTDTLKMAKDLWPGKRNSLDALCDRYEVDRSGRTLHGALIDCELLAEVYMAMTRGQDSLLIDFAPTLEEAAADALRRKERPPLIRAQASAEDLALHQAYLAELDKINKSDCLWREYEPKPEPAATENPQ; the protein is encoded by the coding sequence ATGCCTATCCAATCAATGGATAAAAAAACGCGTTTCTGCTGGCATCCATTACAATACGCGCTGACTGAATTGAATGAAGAGATGAGCGATATGCGCCAGATTTTTCTCGACACCGAAACCACAGGTTTGCGCGTCGAAGACGGCAACCGGATTTTGGAGATTGCGGCGGTGGAAATGATCGACCGCAAGCTCTCTGCGCCCGATCGTCATCTGCATCGCTATATCAATCCGGGTCGCGATTCGGAAGAGGGCGCGTTGAATGTCCACGGCTTAACGACGCAGTTTTTAAGCGACAAGCCCAAATTTGCCGCCATCGTCGATGAGTTTCTCGACTTCGTCAAAGGCAGCGAGCTGATTATTCATAACGCCCCGTTTGACGTGGGCTACCTGAATATGGAGCTGGAAAAGCTCGGCCGCGGCAAGATCGAAGACTACGTCGAGTGCGTCACCGATACGCTGAAAATGGCCAAAGACCTGTGGCCGGGCAAACGCAATAGTCTGGACGCGCTGTGCGATCGCTATGAAGTCGATCGCTCAGGCCGGACTTTGCACGGCGCGCTCATCGACTGCGAGTTGCTCGCCGAAGTGTATATGGCGATGACGCGCGGGCAAGACAGCCTGTTGATCGACTTTGCCCCAACACTGGAAGAAGCCGCCGCCGACGCACTGCGCCGCAAAGAGCGCCCGCCGCTGATTCGTGCGCAAGCGAGCGCCGAAGATCTCGCGCTGCATCAGGCGTATCTGGCCGAACTCGACAAAATTAATAAATCCGATTGTCTGTGGCGCGAGTACGAGCCCAAACCCGAGCCCGCCGCCACGGAGAATCCACAATGA
- a CDS encoding ATP-binding protein — MDQSLARLNRIARRFPMFACLQYEKIEVAASERGDLACQLDALYQRYFTLERLGKAASMMHEIKQGLARAEENSLAWQAGKLYEALGRLHFTRSEWRDALFYWKRCIDTSELTGDITSGIEGRIGLGAINNDIGNPNVSINYYIEANNLISQLDNPYLASKLALNIGVNYYRKDLLDQAEHEFERGLHFAKLGNVGEYVAEAYWHLGDLYAKQGRLTKANEYTAYGLQFAAKNGYIWLRGMAFETMGYILIQQGDLPAAIRLFEQAIEFAREIGSRQQQANFLEQRSNLAEQLGDLPLALSSLREYKKLKEQMVELSSQQIVKEISAYDQLERPAHEQLLELAANPELNNPAHSALQLILNQAKQILKLDWIGVWIYSEHEDVYLCHGQSEPPVKLGAELKQRYLPQYFQYLRQLHQQTVAVDTRLHPCSADLKVLFAGYTLRSTVELPLQLRGNKIGAICFAQHSEYNQWDRELVAHCSRIVQLVERDFGNIENQKIQLELHRNEKMASLGRLVAGIAHEINTPIGIGVTACSALHEEIDVMQLQLDTGKMGKQMLNNFLHVAAESIDVTERNLQRAAQLIRSFKEIAVDQNSDVMRKIHLPHYLDEIILSLSPILKRSPYILESYCEQDLEANTYPGALSQIVTNFVNNSILHGFENQPSGHMKVSLKSDYDGQILLEYSDNGCGMSEEIQRKIFDPFFTTKLGQGGSGLGMNIVYNLITQKLLGTIELKSAPGAGVHFQIRFPKAPPASV; from the coding sequence ATGGATCAGTCTTTGGCCCGCCTCAATCGTATTGCACGCCGCTTTCCCATGTTTGCGTGCCTGCAATACGAGAAAATCGAAGTTGCTGCCAGCGAGCGTGGGGATTTGGCTTGCCAGCTCGACGCGCTCTATCAGCGCTATTTCACGCTGGAGCGACTAGGCAAAGCCGCATCCATGATGCACGAGATCAAACAGGGGCTGGCTCGGGCCGAAGAAAACTCGCTAGCGTGGCAGGCGGGCAAACTGTATGAGGCCTTGGGGCGACTGCACTTCACCCGCAGCGAATGGCGCGATGCGCTGTTTTACTGGAAGCGCTGCATCGATACCAGCGAGCTGACCGGCGATATTACTTCGGGCATTGAAGGCCGAATTGGCTTGGGCGCGATCAACAATGACATTGGCAACCCCAATGTCAGCATTAATTACTATATCGAAGCCAATAACCTAATCAGCCAACTCGACAACCCCTATCTGGCGAGCAAGCTTGCGCTCAATATCGGCGTCAATTATTACCGCAAAGATTTACTCGATCAGGCCGAGCATGAATTCGAGCGCGGCCTGCATTTTGCCAAATTAGGCAATGTCGGCGAATACGTTGCCGAGGCCTATTGGCACCTTGGCGATTTGTATGCCAAACAAGGGCGACTGACAAAAGCCAATGAATATACCGCGTACGGCTTACAATTCGCCGCCAAAAATGGCTATATCTGGCTGCGTGGTATGGCATTTGAAACGATGGGTTATATTTTGATCCAACAAGGCGATCTGCCTGCGGCCATCCGTTTGTTCGAGCAAGCCATTGAGTTTGCCCGCGAAATTGGCTCACGCCAGCAGCAAGCCAATTTCCTTGAGCAGCGATCAAATTTGGCCGAGCAACTCGGTGATTTACCTTTGGCGCTGTCTTCGTTGCGCGAATATAAAAAACTCAAAGAGCAAATGGTCGAGCTTAGCTCGCAGCAAATTGTGAAGGAAATCAGCGCTTACGATCAGCTAGAACGACCTGCCCACGAACAATTACTCGAATTAGCCGCCAACCCCGAGCTCAATAATCCAGCGCACAGCGCTTTGCAATTGATTTTGAATCAAGCCAAACAAATTTTGAAACTCGACTGGATCGGCGTCTGGATTTATAGCGAGCATGAGGATGTCTATCTTTGCCACGGCCAAAGTGAGCCTCCCGTTAAGCTCGGCGCAGAGCTCAAGCAGCGCTATCTGCCGCAATACTTCCAGTATTTACGCCAGCTGCATCAGCAAACTGTCGCAGTGGACACCCGCCTGCACCCTTGCTCAGCCGATTTGAAAGTGCTATTTGCTGGCTACACGCTGCGCTCCACCGTGGAGCTGCCCCTGCAATTACGCGGCAATAAAATCGGCGCCATCTGCTTTGCCCAGCACAGCGAATACAACCAGTGGGATCGCGAGCTTGTTGCCCATTGCAGCCGGATTGTGCAATTGGTTGAACGCGATTTTGGCAATATCGAAAATCAGAAAATTCAGTTGGAGCTGCATCGCAATGAAAAAATGGCTTCGCTCGGTCGCCTAGTGGCGGGGATTGCCCACGAAATCAACACGCCGATTGGCATTGGGGTTACCGCTTGCAGTGCATTACACGAAGAGATTGACGTGATGCAATTGCAGCTCGATACCGGAAAAATGGGCAAACAAATGCTGAATAATTTTCTGCATGTGGCGGCCGAAAGCATTGATGTTACCGAGCGCAATTTGCAACGCGCGGCGCAACTGATCCGCAGCTTTAAAGAAATCGCCGTGGATCAAAATAGCGATGTCATGCGCAAAATCCATCTACCGCATTATTTGGATGAAATTATCCTCAGCTTATCACCCATCCTAAAAAGATCACCGTATATCTTGGAAAGCTATTGCGAACAAGACCTTGAAGCCAATACCTACCCTGGTGCTCTATCTCAAATTGTCACCAATTTTGTGAACAACAGCATTTTGCATGGCTTTGAAAATCAACCGAGCGGCCATATGAAGGTCAGCTTAAAAAGTGATTATGACGGCCAAATTCTGCTCGAATACAGCGACAATGGCTGCGGAATGAGCGAGGAAATTCAACGCAAGATCTTTGATCCTTTTTTCACCACCAAGCTTGGACAAGGTGGTAGCGGCTTGGGGATGAATATTGTCTACAACCTGATTACGCAAAAATTATTGGGCACGATTGAGCTAAAAAGTGCGCCCGGAGCCGGCGTCCATTTTCAGATCCGCTTTCCCAAAGCACCGCCCGCCTCAGTTTGA
- a CDS encoding dioxygenase family protein — MQNSLFISHGAPTLIIDDSPAHHFLRQLGDQLPRPRLIVMISAHNIARQTTIGTAAKWREWHDFGGFPDELYQMQYRPDGEPHFAEALAKQLAAMGEDIVLSDNTALDHGAWVPLKLIYPEADIPVVTVSLSQHMDNAAHLALGKKLGELLPDDVLLIGSGSITHNLRDAFTRMQYPESHSESDRYADQFIAAVHLAGNTYQINDWEHWNHAPNALPFARQAHPSSEHFLPFLVARAAAGDDARMTTLHHSIELGVLGMDVIGFTAKA; from the coding sequence ATGCAAAACAGCTTATTTATCAGCCACGGCGCGCCAACCTTAATTATTGACGATAGCCCAGCCCACCACTTTTTACGCCAACTCGGCGATCAATTGCCGCGCCCCCGCTTAATCGTGATGATTTCTGCGCACAATATTGCTCGCCAGACCACCATTGGTACGGCCGCAAAATGGCGGGAATGGCATGACTTTGGTGGCTTTCCGGATGAGTTGTATCAAATGCAATATCGCCCTGATGGCGAGCCCCATTTTGCCGAGGCGCTGGCCAAACAATTAGCCGCCATGGGTGAAGACATTGTACTGAGCGACAATACAGCGCTCGACCATGGCGCTTGGGTGCCGTTAAAACTGATCTACCCTGAGGCGGATATTCCCGTCGTTACCGTCTCACTGTCGCAGCATATGGATAATGCCGCACATCTGGCCTTGGGCAAAAAACTGGGCGAGCTATTGCCCGATGATGTATTGCTAATCGGTTCAGGCAGCATCACGCACAATCTGCGTGATGCCTTTACCCGCATGCAATACCCTGAAAGCCATAGCGAATCTGATAGGTATGCTGATCAATTCATTGCTGCGGTTCATCTTGCTGGCAATACCTATCAAATCAATGATTGGGAGCACTGGAATCACGCCCCCAATGCCCTACCCTTTGCACGGCAAGCACATCCCAGCAGCGAACATTTTTTGCCCTTTCTGGTCGCCCGAGCGGCGGCAGGGGACGATGCGCGCATGACCACCTTGCATCACAGTATTGAGCTGGGCGTACTGGGCATGGATGTCATTGGTTTTACGGCCAAAGCCTAA
- a CDS encoding substrate-binding periplasmic protein: MKLAFAVIALFSASVASAQEVLRMAIDEAWNPPQIMKQMGKPAGGLFFDLMTQIAINAGASPQWHLLSRKRLLNTLNANDIDLICHTNPKWLSNQYSPERWSSLFIKQENVVIAPPGRTRAAINFDSPDLLNLNIGTILGFNYPRLNNALARNSIRRIDSGSQDILLKHTHSGLLPLAVANRINVDYFNQSQDKKNRIEIIQTLDIQDTYCLISSSPNIPAQKIKDAISQLHTSGQLTQILARYQLQK; this comes from the coding sequence ATGAAATTAGCATTCGCAGTGATCGCTCTTTTTTCCGCCTCAGTGGCCAGCGCGCAAGAAGTCTTGCGCATGGCCATTGATGAAGCGTGGAATCCGCCGCAAATCATGAAGCAGATGGGCAAGCCGGCGGGCGGCTTATTTTTTGATCTGATGACACAAATTGCCATCAACGCCGGTGCAAGCCCTCAATGGCATCTGCTGTCGCGCAAACGGCTGCTCAACACGCTAAATGCCAATGACATCGATCTGATCTGCCACACCAATCCCAAATGGCTCTCCAATCAATACTCACCCGAGCGCTGGAGCAGCCTGTTTATCAAACAGGAAAACGTCGTTATCGCCCCGCCGGGTCGCACGCGAGCGGCGATTAATTTTGACTCGCCCGACCTACTTAATCTGAATATTGGCACCATTTTGGGCTTTAATTATCCGCGTTTAAATAATGCACTAGCGCGTAATTCGATCCGAAGAATAGACTCAGGCTCGCAAGACATTCTGCTCAAACACACGCACAGCGGGCTATTGCCACTGGCGGTCGCCAATCGAATTAATGTGGATTATTTCAATCAAAGCCAAGACAAAAAAAATCGCATCGAAATTATTCAAACGCTAGACATCCAAGACACCTATTGCCTGATCTCGTCCTCACCCAATATCCCTGCTCAGAAAATCAAAGACGCGATCAGCCAACTCCACACCTCAGGCCAATTGACGCAAATTCTGGCGCGCTATCAACTCCAAAAATAG
- a CDS encoding substrate-binding periplasmic protein, whose translation MRRFISSLLLCCLGLSTVANAHDLILYVGDNPPFNSFTNRQPEGMAVEVVAEMLARSGISSIQKDYPWARAVENVARNPNQCAYTMGRIAEREKKYSWIGPIASIQGVFFGLSERHLQVKSLDDARKLRVGDIRQGANAVMLEKLGFTIDYANSEDQNLKKLLAGHIDLYPAGSFATGEIAKRLGIAPNKIEPLMIFNTVDLYLACNPNSKPQLLEQLQKSLDSMRSDKKLKQIYDKYQDKFAS comes from the coding sequence ATGCGTCGTTTTATTTCTAGCCTCTTGCTGTGCTGCCTCGGCTTGTCTACGGTAGCGAATGCGCATGATCTCATCCTATACGTCGGCGATAACCCGCCATTTAACAGCTTTACCAATCGACAGCCCGAAGGCATGGCAGTCGAGGTTGTCGCAGAAATGCTGGCACGCTCGGGCATCAGCAGCATTCAAAAAGATTATCCGTGGGCGCGCGCGGTGGAAAATGTGGCCCGCAACCCGAATCAGTGCGCCTACACCATGGGGCGCATTGCCGAGCGGGAAAAAAAATATAGCTGGATAGGCCCGATTGCCAGTATTCAAGGCGTCTTTTTCGGCTTGAGCGAGCGCCACTTGCAAGTCAAATCCCTCGATGACGCTCGCAAATTGCGCGTGGGCGATATTCGCCAAGGCGCGAATGCCGTGATGCTGGAAAAGCTGGGCTTTACAATCGACTATGCCAATAGCGAAGATCAAAACCTGAAGAAACTGCTGGCTGGCCACATTGATCTTTATCCGGCAGGTTCATTTGCCACAGGAGAAATCGCCAAACGCCTCGGCATTGCCCCCAATAAAATCGAGCCGCTGATGATTTTCAATACGGTCGATTTATATCTGGCGTGCAATCCAAACAGCAAGCCACAACTTCTTGAACAACTGCAAAAATCGCTCGACAGCATGCGCAGTGATAAAAAGCTCAAGCAAATTTATGATAAATATCAGGATAAATTTGCCAGCTAA
- a CDS encoding DEAD/DEAH box helicase has translation MPFAALGLSAELVRAAHDHDYVQPTAIQASAIPLVLQGDDLIACAQTGSGKTAAFVLPLLQQHLQWRAQIRDMDVDLRPKQRVVQSLILVPTRELAMQVSETLRGLAKRLPEQAKMVAVYGGVSINPQMMNLRGGADIVIATPGRLIDLIEQRALSIAGVKTLVLDEADRLLDLGFSDELNRILDLLPQRRQSLFFSATFSPAVEALAAQLLTNPQRVEIAATPIAAPDILQRAIDVDESARTQLLRHLIIEHGWSRVLVFVATQYAAEHVAKKLNRAGIKAAAFHGSFEQGKRSQVISDFKASRLQVVVATDLAARGIDIAQLPAVVNYDLPRSTTDYTHRIGRTGRAGESGVAVSFVTSDFAAHFRLIEKQQNCRVPREQITGFEPKQVNAVAPEATVSPNNGGIKGRRKSKKDKLREAAALAAAEQKTAD, from the coding sequence ATGCCATTTGCTGCTTTGGGTTTATCTGCCGAGTTGGTTCGCGCTGCTCACGATCATGATTATGTTCAACCCACTGCGATTCAGGCGTCGGCGATTCCGCTGGTATTGCAAGGGGATGATCTGATTGCCTGTGCGCAAACAGGATCGGGGAAAACTGCCGCATTTGTGTTGCCCTTGCTGCAGCAGCATCTGCAATGGCGTGCCCAAATCCGCGACATGGATGTCGATCTGCGCCCCAAACAGCGCGTCGTGCAAAGTTTGATTTTAGTGCCAACGCGTGAGTTGGCGATGCAAGTGAGCGAGACGCTGCGCGGATTGGCTAAACGGCTGCCCGAGCAAGCCAAAATGGTCGCGGTCTATGGCGGCGTATCGATCAATCCGCAAATGATGAATTTGCGTGGTGGTGCCGATATTGTGATCGCGACGCCGGGTCGATTAATCGATCTGATTGAGCAAAGGGCGTTAAGCATTGCGGGCGTAAAAACGCTGGTGCTGGATGAGGCCGATCGCCTGCTTGATCTGGGATTTAGTGATGAGCTCAATCGCATTTTAGATTTGCTGCCCCAGCGGCGACAAAGCCTGTTTTTCTCTGCAACTTTTTCGCCTGCCGTTGAGGCGCTGGCCGCCCAATTGCTCACCAACCCGCAGCGAGTTGAAATTGCCGCGACTCCAATTGCTGCGCCTGATATTTTGCAGCGCGCGATTGATGTCGATGAAAGTGCGCGCACGCAATTACTGCGGCATCTCATTATTGAGCATGGCTGGTCGCGTGTTTTGGTGTTTGTTGCCACCCAGTACGCAGCCGAGCATGTCGCCAAAAAACTCAATCGCGCGGGCATTAAAGCGGCAGCGTTTCATGGCAGTTTTGAGCAGGGCAAGCGTAGCCAAGTGATCAGCGATTTTAAAGCCAGTCGTTTGCAGGTCGTTGTCGCAACTGATCTGGCCGCGCGCGGTATCGACATTGCCCAGCTGCCCGCGGTGGTGAATTATGATTTGCCGCGCTCAACCACGGACTATACGCATCGCATAGGCCGCACAGGGCGGGCAGGGGAAAGTGGGGTGGCGGTGAGTTTTGTCACTAGCGATTTTGCCGCGCATTTTCGCTTGATTGAAAAGCAACAAAATTGCCGTGTTCCGCGTGAGCAAATTACCGGCTTTGAGCCAAAACAAGTCAATGCCGTCGCGCCTGAGGCCACCGTCTCGCCCAATAATGGCGGGATTAAGGGTCGGCGCAAGAGTAAAAAAGATAAGCTGCGCGAAGCGGCAGCATTGGCGGCTGCTGAGCAAAAAACAGCTGATTGA